In a genomic window of Buteo buteo chromosome 29, bButBut1.hap1.1, whole genome shotgun sequence:
- the ANTKMT gene encoding adenine nucleotide translocase lysine N-methyltransferase, translated as MGQFACPHGAAEKGPGGTAQAPGMTERALPHSLREHQKIGAIPVAPDLAAATLDPLAGPRGRSRAGGGAGSGGGGRRAVGPPLPAAMEPEEPEEPGEAAWGRRDGGELGGRGLLELAVASGVVAWATWAVLLMPGFRRVPLRLQVPYQPSGPQQVANALELLRGRTGKTVDLGSGDGRLVVEAYKQGLRPAVGYELNPWLLCLSNYRAWKAGYHGKVSFLKKDLWKVNLSDCYNVIVFLAPSVKPPLATKLLAELPDEARVVAGRFPFPSWTPASTLGQGLEQVWAYDMKEVRRAAQSRAEGSPV; from the exons ATGGGGCAGTTTGCATGTCCGCATGGGGCAGCAGAGAAGGGACCGGGGGGCACAGCCCAAGCCCCGGGCATGACAGAGCGagctctgccccacagcctTCG CGAACACCAGAAAATCGGAGCAATCCCCGTGGCCCCCGATTTGGCTGCAGCCACGCTGGACCCTTTGGCGGG cccccggggccgcTCCCGGGCCGgtggcggggcggggagcggcggcggcggaagGCGGGCGGTGGGGCCACCCCTTCCGGCGGCCATGGAGCCGGAGGAGCCGGAGGAACCGGGGGAGGCGGCGTGGGGGCGGCGAGATGGGGGGGAACTGGGCGGGCgggggctgctggagctggcGGTGGCCAGCGGGGTGGTCGCCTGGGCCACCTGGGCCGTCCTGTTGATGCCCGGCTTCCGCCGGGTCCCCCTGCGGCTCCAG gtACCCTACCAGCCCTCCGGCCCCCAGCAAGTGGCGAACGCCCTGGAGCTGCTGCGGGGGCGCACGGGGAAGACGGTGGATCTGGGATCGGGAGATGGACGGCtt gtGGTTGAGGCTTATAAGCAAGGTCTCAGGCCAGCTGTTGGCTATGAACTCAATCCCTGGCTGCTGTGTCTCTCCAACTACCGGGCCTGGAAGGCTGGGTACCACGGGAAGGTTTCCTTCCTGAAGAAAGATCTGTGGAAG GTGAATCTTTCTGATTGCTACAATGTGATCGTGTTCCTGGCCCCCAGCGTG aAACCTCCCCTAGCCACCAAGCTCCTTGCAGAACTCCCCGACGAAGCCCGGGTGGTGGCTGGAcgcttccccttcccctcctggaCCCCCGCCAGCACCCTtgggcaggggctggagcaagTCTGGGCCTATGACATGAAGGAGGTGCGGCGAGCAGCGCAGAGCCGTGCAGAGGGAAGCCCAGTCTAA